DNA from Kitasatospora acidiphila:
TCCCCCACCTCGCTGAACGACGACGCCACCATCCGCTCCTGGCTGGACATCCTCGAACTGACCGGCAGCGGCGGCAACACCGCCGACGGGCAGGCCTGGGTGTCGCAGGACGGCGACCGGCGCGAGGCGCTGCGCACGATCACGGTGCCGTGCCGGGCCATCGCCTTCGCCGACGACCTGATCTGCCCGCCGCACCTGGTCTCCGAGGTGGCCGACGCCATCCCCGGCTGCGACTTCGTCGAGATCCCCGACGCCGGGCACCTGGGGCATCTGGAGCGGCCGGCCGAAGTCAACGCGGCGATCACCGAATTCCTGGACAAGTACTGACGACACGGAGACCACGCATGACTCTGCTCGCCCGTCTGACCGCCGACCCGGGCGCCGACGCCGGATCCTGGATCGCCGAGCACCTCGCCGAGCTCCGGGAGTCGGTGGCGACCAACGGCGCCGTCCTGGTGCGCGGCCTCGCGCTGCCCGACCGGGCCGCGGCGGTGGCGGCGGTCCGCGCCGTCATCGGCGAGGGCATGGCCGAGCGCGAGGGCTTCGCCCCGCGCGACTGCCACGCGCCCGGCGTGTACTCGTCCTCGCACTGGCCGGCCGACCAACCCCAATGCATGCACCACGAGTTGAGCTACGCGAGCAGTGCGCCCGGGCTGCTCGCGTTCGCCTGCGTCACCCCGCCCGCCACCGGCGGCGTCACCGGCCTGGCGGACGCCGCCGCGGTGCTGCGCGACCTGCCGGTCGAGCTGGTCGAGCGCTTCGAGCGGCACGGCTGGCAGCTGACCCGCAGCTACAACCCGCTGGTCGGCACCGCCTGGCAGGACGCGTTCGGCACCGCCGACCGGGCCGAGGTGGAGCGCTACTGCGCCGAGAACGGGCTGACGGCCGACTGGCACCCGGACGGCGCGCTGACCACCGCGCAGACCCGGCCGGCCGTCCGGACCCACCCGGGGACCGGCGAGCGGGTCTGGTTCAACCAGATCGCCTTCCTCAACGAGTGGACCATGGAGCCCGCGGTCCGGGAGTTCCTGGTCGCCGAGTTCGGCCCCGAGGGCCTGCCGTTCAACACCTTCACCGGCGACGGCTCGCCACTCGACAAGGACACCGTGGACCTGATCAACGACGTGTACGAGAAGCACACGGTCCGCGAGCCGTGGCAGCGCGGCAATCTGATGGTGGTGGACAACCTGCGGGTGGCCCACAGCCGCGAGCCCTACCAGGGGGACCGGGAGATCCTGGTGGGACTGGGTGAGCCGGTGCGTTTCTGAGTCAAGTACGGAGAAGGGGGGAGCCTCGGCGAGGCTCCCCCCTTCTCCGTGCCGCTGCCGCCGGTCACCAGTCGAAACTCAGCGTCCGGTAGACCGTGACGTTCCCGACGAGTCGCTGGCTTGCCTGGGCAGCGGCGGCCAGCCGGTCGGGGTGGTCGGGGGCGGTGGTGTCCAGCAGGATGCCCAGGGTGGTGCCGCTGTGGCCGACCACCACGCCGAGGCCGCCGACGGTCTTGCATATGTCCACCATCGGCTCCAGCGACCACTTGTGACGCAGCGTCTGGTTCATCCTGGCACTGGCCGTGGCCACCCGGCCCACCTCGGCGAGGTCACGGGTGGCGATCGCGCCGGTGACCCGGTCCAGCAGCCGCGCGTACTCCCGCTTGTCGGCGGCGGTGAACGGCTTGGGGATCGCGTTGAAGGCGACCGTGTCGACCGCCCCGCCCTCATCCACGCTGACCACGGCCATCGACGGCAGTGAGCCGAGCTTGGCCCGCAGCCGCACGCTGCGGTGGTGGAACGCGACGATCGACGGGTAGAGCACCCCGTCGGTCGGCTCGATCCGGGCCAGGTAGGACTCGATCCGGGTGGGCGGCATCGGCTCGCCCAGGGCGTTGGCCACGGCTCGGGCGGTGGCCACCAGGTCGGCGGAGGAGCTGGCCAGGCCCTTGCCCTCCGGCAGGGTGCTGTCGATCCGCAGCACCCCGCCGAGCGGGCGGCCGGAATCCTCCAGGATCATCGAGGCGAGCCGCAGGGCCTTCTTCTTGTGATCCGGCCAGACCGTCAACTCTCCTGCCTCGACTTCGTGTTCGAAGCGGGCCGAGGCCCAGCGGGCGACCGGGAGGGTCACCAGGAAGTCGCCGTCGTCCTCCGGCAGCACCCCCTGCAGCAGCTCGCCGAAGGTACCGAAGGCCGAGCTGACCCCGGTGGCGGTGACCCGGCGGCACGCCGGGCCGACCGCGACGCTCTGGAACCTGGTCACAAGTCCTCGCTATTCCGATCGCCGCGCGGACGACCAGGCGGACAGCACCAGCCCGGCCGCCTCGGCGGGCCTGGTACCGATGAAGTAGTGGCCGCCCTGGGCGAGTTGGTGGACATTCACCTCGTCGCAGAGCGCCTTCCACTCCCCGTAGCCCTGCTCGAACCGAGCCGTGGACGCGTCGTCCCGGGCCAGCACCAGCTCCACCGGCCCGTTGACGCGGTAGCGGTCAGGGTCTTGATGGACCGTCAGCAGGTGGGTGTTGGAGGTCAGCACGTCGTGCCGGTACGCGCGGCCGACCACATCGGCCCGCTCCGCCCCCCGCGCGTCGAACTCGACGTAGGCGTTGTCGGCACGCAGCAGGGCGAGTAGCTCCTGGTTGCCGGCGGCGGTCACCTCGGCCATCTCCGCGCGCAGGGTCTCCTCATCATCGAAGAGCAGCGCGGCGACGAACACCCGGGCAGCGGGCGTGCCGGCCTCCTCCAGCAGCCGGGCCGTCTCCAACGCGGCGGCCGCGCCCGCGCAGTGGCCCCAGAGCAGCACCGGGGTGGTGACCTGCTCGGCGATCTCGTCGCGCACCCGCAGTGCGATCGCGGGCACGTCGAGCAGCGGTTCGGCGTCGTCCGCGAAGTCGTGGCCGGGCAGCTCGACGCCCAGCACCGCGATCCCGTCGCGCTCCAGCTCGGCTGCCAGGGAGCGGAAGTTGAGGGCGTTGCCGCCGGCGTACGGGAAACAGACCAGGGTCGCGCGCGGGGCCCGCACCGAGGAGAGCGGCTGCAGCAGCGCGGCGGTGGCCGGCTGCTGGGCAGCACCCCGCTCACGCTCGTCGAGCACGGCGGCCAGGTCGCCGAGCACCGGGTACGCGGCCAGGTCCTTGAGCGAGAGAGCGCGGTCCAGCCGGACCAGCAGCCGCACCGCGGCCAGTGAAGTCCCGCCCTGCTCGAAGAAGTTGTCGGCGCGGCCGATCCGCTCCAGCGGCACTCCGAGCACCTCGGCCCAGAGCATCGCCAGCCGGCGCTCGGCGGGGGTGGTCGGCGCGACGTAGGCGGCCCCGGCGTGACCCAGAGTGCCGGCCAGCCGGGCCAGGGCCTTCTTGTCGGTCTTGCCGTTCTCGGTGAGCGGCAGGCGGTCGAGCTGGTGGAAGTAGGTGGGCATCATGTAGTCCGGGACCAGCGCCGCGAGGTGCTCCCGGGCCCGCTCGGCGAGCTGCGGCTCGGTGCTGCCGAGGAAGGCGACCAGGTTGCGCTGCTCCCCGGTGGCGCCGTCGATGACCACGGCCGCCTCGCGGATCCCGTCCAGCGCCAGCAGCTTGTTCTCGATCTCGCCGATCTCGATCCGGAAGCCGCGGATCTTGACCTGCTCGTCCCGGCGGCCCTGGTACTCGATCCGGCCCTCGGGCAGCCAGCGCCCGTAGTCGCCGGTGCGGTACATCCGGGTGTCCTTGCGGAACGGGTCCGGCACGAAGGCCGCCCGGGTGCGCTCCTCGTCGTTGATGTAGCCGCGCCCCACGCAGATGCCGGAGAAGGCGATCTCACCGGTGGAGCCGAGCGGCACCAACTCCAGGTTCTCGTCGAGGATATAGGTGTTGACGTTGCGCAGCGAGCGCCCGACGGTGATGAAGTCACGCTCCGGGACGCCGTCCAGCACCTCGTGCATGGTGTCGTCGGAAACCTCGGTGGCGCCGTAGGCGTTGGCCAGCTTGATGCCCGGGAAGGCGGCGAACCACCGCTGCACCAGGTCGTACTTGAGCGCCTCGCCGGTGACCGAGACGATCCTGAGCACGCCCAGGTCGCGGTGCTGCTGCTCCAGCCGGGTCAGCAGCACCTCCAGGTAGGACGGGACGATCTGGGCCACCGTCACCTTGGCGTCGACCAGATCGTCCAGGAAACCGTCGACGTCCAGCTGCACCTCGGTGTCGACGATCCGGACGGTGCCGCCGGTCATCAGCGGTGCGGCGAACTGCCACAGCGAGATGTCGAAGCACTGTGAGGCGGTCTGGGTGACCACCTCGCCGGGGCCCTCCGCCATCCCCATGTCCTCGATCTTCATGTACAGGTGGTTGAGCATGCCCAGGTGCTCGCATATGGCGCCCTTGGGGGCACCGGTGGAGCCGGAGGTGAAGTAGATGTACGCGGCCTGCCCGGGCGCGGTCCTGCCGACGGGCGGCCCGGCGGGGCCACCGGCGGCGTGGATCGCGGGGACCGAAAGGACCACGGGCGGCTCGGCCAGGCCGGCCGAGGCGTTGGCGGTGAGCTCCTCGCTGGCGGGCTCGGTGAGCGCGAAGGCGCAGTTGCTGCGCTCGAACTGGGCGTTGACCCGGTCGGCCGGGAAGTCGGGGCGGACCGGCAGGTAGACGCCGCCGGCGGCGAAGACGCCGAGCGCGGCCGCGATCCAGTCCAGGTTGCGGTCCATCACGACGGCGACCACGTCCTCGGTGCGCAGGCCCGCCGCGAGCAGCGCGCCCGCGATCCGGTCGGACCGCTCGGCCAGCTGGGCGTAGGTCCAGCGCTGGGTGCCGTGTTCGGCGGCGACGGCGTCGGGACTGGTGCGGACCCGCTCCTGGAACAGGTCGACGAAGGTCTTGTCGGGCAGCTCGGCGCGCGGCCCGGCGAGGCCGTACAGCTGGGTCTCGACCTCGCCTGCCGGGAGCAGGCTCTGGCGGTCGTGCGGCTCGGCCGGGCCGGCCGCCAGTTGCCGCAGCGCGGTGAGGTGGTAGTCGGCCAGCCGGGCGGCGTAGCTGTCGTCGAGCACGGCCCGGTCGTAGCCGATCCGCAGCTCCAGGGCGTCGCCGTCGCGCTCCCAGGCGACTCGCAGCACCACGCCCTGCGGCAGGGCGTCGTGGGCGCCGGCGGCGGCCGGTGCGGCCAGGCCCGACAGGTCGAGCAGCGTCTCGGGCCGCTCCTGCGCCTGGTGGACGCCGGCGGCGGCCGCCGTCACCTCGGCGACCAGTTCCGCCCAGCTGGAGCGGCCCACCCGCAGCCGCAGCGGGGCCTCGGCG
Protein-coding regions in this window:
- a CDS encoding GHMP family kinase ATP-binding protein — translated: MTRFQSVAVGPACRRVTATGVSSAFGTFGELLQGVLPEDDGDFLVTLPVARWASARFEHEVEAGELTVWPDHKKKALRLASMILEDSGRPLGGVLRIDSTLPEGKGLASSSADLVATARAVANALGEPMPPTRIESYLARIEPTDGVLYPSIVAFHHRSVRLRAKLGSLPSMAVVSVDEGGAVDTVAFNAIPKPFTAADKREYARLLDRVTGAIATRDLAEVGRVATASARMNQTLRHKWSLEPMVDICKTVGGLGVVVGHSGTTLGILLDTTAPDHPDRLAAAAQASQRLVGNVTVYRTLSFDW
- a CDS encoding non-ribosomal peptide synthetase produces the protein MADDSQAQIFTRIPRWSAPSGGGQGVGVHRAALSAEPAAALERTAAELGATLPVLLLAAHARVLAAVVSERDLLIGHLAAEPGSAEAPLRLRVGRSSWAELVAEVTAAAAGVHQAQERPETLLDLSGLAAPAAAGAHDALPQGVVLRVAWERDGDALELRIGYDRAVLDDSYAARLADYHLTALRQLAAGPAEPHDRQSLLPAGEVETQLYGLAGPRAELPDKTFVDLFQERVRTSPDAVAAEHGTQRWTYAQLAERSDRIAGALLAAGLRTEDVVAVVMDRNLDWIAAALGVFAAGGVYLPVRPDFPADRVNAQFERSNCAFALTEPASEELTANASAGLAEPPVVLSVPAIHAAGGPAGPPVGRTAPGQAAYIYFTSGSTGAPKGAICEHLGMLNHLYMKIEDMGMAEGPGEVVTQTASQCFDISLWQFAAPLMTGGTVRIVDTEVQLDVDGFLDDLVDAKVTVAQIVPSYLEVLLTRLEQQHRDLGVLRIVSVTGEALKYDLVQRWFAAFPGIKLANAYGATEVSDDTMHEVLDGVPERDFITVGRSLRNVNTYILDENLELVPLGSTGEIAFSGICVGRGYINDEERTRAAFVPDPFRKDTRMYRTGDYGRWLPEGRIEYQGRRDEQVKIRGFRIEIGEIENKLLALDGIREAAVVIDGATGEQRNLVAFLGSTEPQLAERAREHLAALVPDYMMPTYFHQLDRLPLTENGKTDKKALARLAGTLGHAGAAYVAPTTPAERRLAMLWAEVLGVPLERIGRADNFFEQGGTSLAAVRLLVRLDRALSLKDLAAYPVLGDLAAVLDERERGAAQQPATAALLQPLSSVRAPRATLVCFPYAGGNALNFRSLAAELERDGIAVLGVELPGHDFADDAEPLLDVPAIALRVRDEIAEQVTTPVLLWGHCAGAAAALETARLLEEAGTPAARVFVAALLFDDEETLRAEMAEVTAAGNQELLALLRADNAYVEFDARGAERADVVGRAYRHDVLTSNTHLLTVHQDPDRYRVNGPVELVLARDDASTARFEQGYGEWKALCDEVNVHQLAQGGHYFIGTRPAEAAGLVLSAWSSARRSE
- a CDS encoding TauD/TfdA family dioxygenase; the encoded protein is MTLLARLTADPGADAGSWIAEHLAELRESVATNGAVLVRGLALPDRAAAVAAVRAVIGEGMAEREGFAPRDCHAPGVYSSSHWPADQPQCMHHELSYASSAPGLLAFACVTPPATGGVTGLADAAAVLRDLPVELVERFERHGWQLTRSYNPLVGTAWQDAFGTADRAEVERYCAENGLTADWHPDGALTTAQTRPAVRTHPGTGERVWFNQIAFLNEWTMEPAVREFLVAEFGPEGLPFNTFTGDGSPLDKDTVDLINDVYEKHTVREPWQRGNLMVVDNLRVAHSREPYQGDREILVGLGEPVRF